The stretch of DNA gagtacagtgaggGCGGGCATTAAATTGTTCTGTAGGATAAATATGGGTCTAAAAGTTGATAATAAACCTGGACATGGGTTGTTAGGTCAAGAATATGGATAATGTGTGTCAAGTGCCTGTGTTATTTATCTATGGGTACAAATAAAGAAGCTTCAACCAGAACCCAGCTCATTTAAACATCATATAACACCTCCAATTATCCCCCATTTCGTTAGAAAattctaaaatgttttttaatacttcaaaatagcatttgataaatgaaccttacatttcagtagccatatgtgtgtagatttgaacaaaactggtttggttcttaccggggattttactgcctgaaatgtccaattttgtttaccacactcggaggatagtgctggcctggtgggtcgTCTACTTCCACCCTTTCACacagcacatgaacggttagaccaagAATTCTCGTCACTACTTCAAAATTTCACTGGAACTCCAAgcagatttgtacacgcagccttacaacactgtttacagctcttcgagtcacggtaaaatgtaatttttggtacacaGCTTATTTACATACACCAATGGTGTGggtgcgtttctttaggaatccgccttGTATCcatttgtatagaaatgaatagtaagtgacacatacacacaagaggACGGAAACACGGGACTGGTGGTAATAGGGGGCCTTCCGATACAGTACACATATAGGACCTCTATACATACAGAATAATATAGGGTCATAAAGTGGTGTTGAGGTTAGGTCAGTTTGGGAGAAATACATACACTTATTTTTTGCAGGAAAGACAAAAAAGACCACAAGTTTTAAAATCGATATTTaatgcaaaataataaaaatagatTCAGTATAGTCTTTACACTATACAATAAAAATCTCTAAATGAAAATGAAGATcaactaaaaacaaaacaaaaaatgaaaaatacaatatttttaAGTCCTTAATTTCCCTCTTTACTTGGTCACCTCACCAAAACGCCATGTCTCAATTCTCTTAAATAAGATTTACaaaatgaagaagaaaaaaaaagagaaaaagtgcCCAAAAAAGGGTGGAAAGGGGAGTGAAATGCACACGATGTGCATGTCCACAAAAACTGCCTCCGTTATGGTCCGTGCTCCACCCGTAAAACCTAACTCCTATGCTCTAGAAATGGTCATGTCAGTTGGTAAATGTTAACAGTATGATGTGTTTTAATAATATCGTctaagtttatttttttttttttcttaagatACTAGGAATTTACAGTGGTTTGTGACTCAAAAATGGCCAGTTCTGTAaaggtttgttttgttgttgtttcacaTTGCATACTTTTGGGTCCACTCTCTTGCTAGTCTGTTGtatctgaaataaataaataacaaagaaCATTATTAAGGAAGTGCTACGTTTTGATAAGCAGAGTATTACCTTCAAATGAATcttctcataaaaaaaacacacctttGCCCACACTTAAGTTAGCATGCTGGGTGCACTTTTGACCTTTATGCTTTATTTTACCATGCTGATTAATCACATTCCATGGATCTCATATCATTAAGATTATATAGTAAATGGACAAAAGGACAAAAACCTCCTTGATGGCATGTCCAGCTAATTTCATTCCAGCACCTTAATTTTACAATACAAAACGCACTTACAACTTAAACTATTCAGGCCTTATGTCCAACTTGTGTTCAATTATGGCTGGACAACAACAAATTAATTGTGCCTTACAGGACTGGTATACACGGTATCGCTTACACACCTTATGCGGTAATTAAATTGCATATTGGGTGTATGGTCACCATGATTAATAGCATACTTCCATGAAGACATACTCACTTTTCTTTGTCTGATTTGTAGATGTGTGCAATGTCTGGCACTAAAGGATCATCAGGGTTTGGGTCACAAAGCAAAGAACATATGGACAACAGAACTGCAACACAGTCAAGGATAACAGACAATCAGACAAGGAGTAGCGAAATCAATTGACATTAGGTGGATGGGTGGGTAGGCAGGTGTGCCAAAGTCCTATTTGATCTGCCACTTGTGCATAAATAAAACACACGCATCTATGAGATCTATCAGTTATCTGACAACGACCCTTTCCCGATGGTCCCGATGGTGACTTGTTGAGGGTGTGCGTCATATCCTCTAGTActagtattgacagatgcagtggtAATTCCTAGCTTTAGTCTTCTCCgcactgtagcttaaatgttattctattgctgtagcttaaatgttattctattgctgtagctgtagcttaaatgttattctattgctgtaagtcgctttggataaacgcgtctgccaaatgaataactGTAAAGGTCATGGGCTTCATACAAATGTGAGTACacctgtaaacaaatccatggttATGTCAGAACCTGTTTCCGCTAGGGAAAGTGAAGTTCATCCCAAAGCTGAGTGCGGTATTATACCCTACACGCTAATCAAGGGAACTTAGTTTAGCTGTAAAGGTGATTCCCACCCCGGTGCACTCTGTAaccaagggggtgggggggtggggactAGTTTCAGAAAGGACCAGTCACATCTATCCATTAGTCATTCTGTCCAGAAATGCTAAACTGAAAAAGCATAACAACAaggtgacaaaaaaaaaaaatccaagccCTTGTAAAATAATGGAGTTAAATGTGACAATAAAAACAGTATTGAGCACATAATATTTAATTCAGAATATTAATTCATTCATCTACTTGTACTTTTTCCTAACCATTTTCATCACTGTCTGTTTACCAATGGAATATTTAAGTGCAGACATATGCGTTGTGATATGTTTACATCCTTACCTTTTGATACCGTTAGAGCAGGAGACCACTGTGATCGTAAGATATCCAAACAGATACTGCCATTACTGTTGATGTTTGGGTGATatatttttgtggtgaaagCAACCTGGGAGAGATGAGCGCATTAGATGAATTACAACTTTTGtggtcagaggagaggaggctgcATTTAACATCAGGTTGTAAAATCACAGAAAATTTACTTGCAGTTCTCAAAATgattcagtgtaaaaaaaaaaaaaaaaaaagaatatgttAAGATGAAATATGACTTTTATGGGCGCAATACCGCATACCCTCAGTATACCCAATACCCATACAGAGCACACAAACTTATGAAAATGTATATCGTTAATTTTGGATAAAATATCTGCTAAACAAATGAATGCACATCTTTCCTACAATAGCCTACCACTATGTATGATACAATTAATTTGTTATCTGCTTTTTACAATTAGTATTCAGTTCCCACCACCACAGTTTCTTATACTGACCAAAGCATTGGTGATCTACCAGTAGAGGGTATTGCtattaggtttgtgtgtgtgtgtgtgtatatgatttAGTATTATTAATGAAACCAACAAATCTGTTATAGTTCTAGAAATTGGCTGTTCTTTTGATGCCTACATGGACACCTGCTATGCCTCAAATCTGTTAAAATATCAACCCCTGAATAATGCCATAAATAACTGTAGatac from Alosa sapidissima isolate fAloSap1 chromosome 24, fAloSap1.pri, whole genome shotgun sequence encodes:
- the ube2d1b gene encoding ubiquitin-conjugating enzyme E2 D1b, which produces MALKRIQKELHDLQRDPPAQCSAGPVGEDMFHWQATIMGPSDSPYQGGVFFLTIHFPTDYPFKPPKVAFTTKIYHPNINSNGSICLDILRSQWSPALTVSKVLLSICSLLCDPNPDDPLVPDIAHIYKSDKEKYNRLAREWTQKYAM